The window ATACTGCTACCTCCCCGATCGAGGACGTCAGCTGCTGATGCCTGTGAAAGTGGCACAACGTCTCGCCACGTCCATCGCCCAGCAGAACAGCCGATTCCCGGTCGAGGTGGTCTGGCATGGCGGCGAGCCACTCACCACCCCACTGGCGCACATGCGCTCCCTGCTGGCGCCGTTCGAACAGCTGCGCCAAGACGGCCAGGTCGCTCACGCGATCCAAACCAACGCGACGCTGATCAACCAAGACTGGCTCGACCTGATCCGGGAACACGAGGTCCGCGTCGGAGTCTCCATCGACGGGCCGCCCGAGCTCAACGGCATCCGCGCGGACCGGCGGGGCCGGCCGTCGTTCGCCCGCACGATGGCCGGCATCCGGATGCTGCGCGACGCCGGTATCGAGTTCGCCGTGATCTGCGTGGTCACCGTCGACGGCATCGGCCGCGCCGAGGAACTTCTGGCCTTCTTTGCCGAGCTCGGCTGCCGATCCGTGGGATTCAACATCGAGGAGTTGGAGGGCCTCAACGCCCACCGGCAGCAAGTCACTCCCGATCAAGCCCGGCACTTCTGGCGACGGCTGTGGCAGCTCAGCCCGCAATATCCGCACCTGCTCATCCGAGACTTAGAGCGCCTTCGTGGATACCTTGATCAGACCCGCGCCGGCCGCTGGACGGGCCACGCCCTGTACGACCCGATCCCTACCGTCGCCACCACAGGACAGACGGTCCTGCTGTCCCCGGAACTGCTCGGCGTCGACGCCCCGGCATACGAGGACTTCGTCATCGGCAACGTCTTGACCGACTCGCTACCCGACCTGCTCACCGGCCCCGCGCCCTGCTATGTCGCGGAATTCCGCGAGGGCCTACGCCGCTGCGCCACCGAATGTGAATTCTGGGACTTCTGCGGCGGTGCGCAGGCCGGCAACCGGTTCTTCGAGCTCGGCCGCTTCGACACCACCGAGACCAACCACTGCCGCACCGCCTACCAAGCCGTCGTACTCGCCGCCCTCGACCTGACCCAAGGAGGCACCCAATGACCGCACTCGCCCTGCTGACCAGCGTGACCGCCGCCGCGATTGCGCCACTGCACCTGACCGGCGCCGTACCCGCCGACGATCTGCCCCAGGCGGCGAAGTTCGACAACCGACCGACCTGGGACAACCGGGTGCCGAAGTTCGACAACCGGCCCACTTGGGACAACTGGAACAACAAACGCTGACCGTGCTGGTGGCGGCACGTCCGACGGGCCGCCACCAGCAACCGTAATAAGGTGAATCATGCGAACACGGAACGTGCGCGACACCCGGGTTGCGCTACCCGCCGACGATCCAGAAGATCTGGACCCGTTCACCCGTGTGCCACGTCCCGGAGAACGTCTGATCGACCACGCCATCACCGGCCCCTCGTGGGCACGTGCCACCATCAGCGACGCTGTGATCAGCCAATGCTGGGTGACTGACGCTGACCTCGCCTCGGCGACGTTCGCCGATGTCACCCTGGACCGCTGCGTGTTCAAGGGATGCACCCTGATGGGCTCCAACTGGAACACAGCAACGTTGCGCGACGTGATCTTCGAGGATTGCCGGCTGGACTACAGCACCTTCCACGCCGTCACCACCGCTGGTCCCGCTGCCTTCGTGCGCTGCTCGTTCACCGAGGTCAGCATCTCCGAGAGCCGGCTGACCAGGGTCGCCTTCGATCAATGCCGACTCGCCCAGCTGGAGTTCGAGAACTGCGAGCTGCAGGGTGCCGACGTGCGCGGTAACGATCTATCCGACCTGGCCGCCGTCTCAGGTCTGCGTGGCGTACAGCTCGATCAAACCCAGCTTCTCGCGCTCGCCGGCGCCCTGGTCCGGGAGTTGTCCATCAACGTCACCGCCGATTAGTCCTCGAACCGGGACCGCTTGCAGCAACCTCGTGAAAGGAGCACCGGTGGTCTTGCGGATCGCCATCACGCAGCCGGCGGCGAGCGCAGACGTGCGCCGCAACGGCAGAGCGGTGCGCGAAATGATGAGCCAGGCCGCCGATCAGGGCGCGAGGCTCGTGCACTTTCCAGAGGGGCACCTGTCCGGATACGCCAAAGAACAGGTCAGCGACTGGGCTCAGGTGGACTGGAACGCCTGCCGTGACGAGCTACGGCAGATCATCCATTTGGCCGCGCTGCTACGCCTGTGGGTGGTACTCGGCTCCGCGCACCCGCTGACGTCACCTCACCGCCCGCACAACAGCCTCTACGTGATCTCTGACGAGGGCCGGATCGTCGACCGCTACGACAAGAGGTTCTGCTCGAACACCGAGCTCACACGCTTCTACACACCCGGCACGGTGCCGGTCGTCTTCGACATCGACGGGTTCCGGTTCGGCCTGGCCATCTGCATCGAAATCAACTTTCCGGAGCTTTTCGGCGAGTACGAACAGCTCGGCGTGGACTGTCTCCTGCTGTCGGCCTACCCGGTCGACGAGATCTTCCACGTCAAGGCCCGCGCGCACGCCGCAATCAACAACTTCTGGGTGTCGTTGTCGGGTCCGGCGCAGACGGGGCACATGGTGCCGTCCGGGTTGATCGGCCCAGACGGTTCCCGGCTTGCCGGCATTCCACCGGCCGGCGATCTCGTCGTGGCGGACCTCGATCGCAGCGATCCACAGCTGCACATCGCGCTGGGCCTCGCCCGTCCCTGGCGTGCACTGGCCCGGAAAGGGCAGATCTACCGTGACCGTCAGGTGCACGATCCGCGCAGTGACGGCCGCACCCTCATCTGACCGTAGCCTCACAGGAGAACGGAACGGCATGGCTGAGCCCGACAGTAATCCTGCCGGCGTGGTTCGCGTGGGTGCCTGCCAAACGCCGGAAATCCTGGGCGACCCCGACGCGGCGCTCGCCTGTATCGAGCAGTTCGCCACTGAAGGCGCCGGATCCGACGTCGACCTGCTGCTGTTCCCGGAGTGCTTCCTGCAGGGTTACCTCACCGACGAGGGGCACGTCTTCCGGTACGCACTCGGCCTGGGCTCACCCGGTTTCGCCGCGGTGTTGCGCCGTCTCGCACCCATCGTTCCGACCCTGGTCTTCGGCGTCATCGAGGCCGACAACGACTGTTACTTCAACACCGCCGTCGTCGTCGACCGCGGCCGGCTCGTGGGCCGCTACCGCAAGATCCGGCTCATGCCCGGCGAGACAGTCTTCACTCCGGGCACCGACACTCCGACGTTCGTGCTGCAGAGCTTGCGCTACGGCATCAACATCTGCTCGGACACGCAGTTCCCCGAGCCGGCCGCCCAAGTCGCAGCACAAGGAGCGACACTGCTGCTTGTCTCCGCGCAGAACATGCTGCGCCGCCCGACGGCCACCCGGGCGAAGGATCTGCACCACAGCATGCGCGCCGAACGGGCCCGCGAGACCGGCATGTGGCTGGTGTCCGCTGACGTCACCGGCACCCGCGACGACCGCATCGCCTACGGCCCGACCAGCGTCATCTCACCGCAGGGTGACATCGTCGCCCAGGTCCCGTTGCTGACGATCGGCATGGTCATGGCCGACATCCCGGCAGCACCGTGATGATCGCGGTAATCTCCGCGAGGTACTGGGTACCCGTGCCGCCTGCTCAAGGTTGTGTCGCGGAGGCCTTCCCTCGCTGATATGCCGACCATCGGCCGGTCCATTCCGCAAGGTCGCGCTTCCAGGCCGCGGGGTTCTCCTGCGCCTTGCGTAACCACTTCTCGGCGTTCCGGTTTGCGAACGCGGCCACGACCGCGGGATCGACCGTCCGCCACACCGAGAACCGCGCCAGCCACTCATCAGTTTGCTCCGGTGTGTGGCCGCTGCCGATCAGCCACGGGACGAGCAGGGCCAGCTCGACCCATGGTGCCGCCTTGGCCGCCATCGCCCAATCGGCGATCCGCAGCCCCTGCTGCGTCACGATCAGGTTGGTCGCGTTGAGGTCGGTATGGACGAGTGTGTCCCCCTCCATCTCCGCCAACTCGAACCCGAGCCGAGCGGCCGGGCTGAACAGCGCCTGATCCGGCGCCGGCGTGCGACCAAGGTTGTCGACGGCTGCGGCGAGCAGCTCCAGGTTAGGGCTGCCCGGCGCCAGGTCGGCGTGCGGGCCGGCGCAGTATTCGAACGCCACCACCAGCCAGCCGCTCACCTCGCAGTGCCACTCGACCGCCGGGGAAACAGGCGGGCCAACGGCTCGGCTTACCTGCGTTTCGTAGCGCAGTGATCGGACACCGAAGTCTGAGCGGGCTGCCTTGACGAACAGCGTGTGACCCTGCCCGAGGATGCGCGCAGCGAACTCCGCATGGTGACCGTTGGAAGCTCGGACCACGTCGAAAGCTCCTACCCGCTCGGCGATCACGGCCGTCACGGGCTGCGGCAACGTCGTGTCGCTGCTCAACAGTCACCTCCGGGCTCATCATGCAGAAGAGGCCCTGGAACGTGCCGGACGATCTGGATCTGCGGTTTGACGGCGCGGCGCCGTTCACCCTTCCCAGGGGACGACCGATCGCGCCGGCCGACGGGTGTTGTTCTGCCGATCCGAACAAGGCCAGCACCCCTGAGCTGAAGCAACTTCGATCGATCACGTCGTCGGCTCGTCGTAGCCCAGCAGTGCCATCGCGGCCCGGTTGTCGGGTCGTGACCAGAACAGTTCGTGCAAGTCGTCAGGGAGTTCGTCGTAGTGGCTGCCAGTGCGTCCACGGCGGAAGAACCGGTCGTCGTGGCGCCGCAGCTCGTCAAGAGACGGAACATGGGCTTCGGGCCGCACCGCCAGCTGAGGCGCTATCCGGGCGATGACCGGTGGGACTGCGGCCCACGGGTCGCGGGTGAGGTCCTCGTAACGCAACAGGACGCGATGCGCGGCCGGCGGCTGCAACCAGCTCAAGACGTTGTTACCCCAGCTGCCAGTCCCGACCGCGGTGTCGCGCAGAATCTTCGCGCGCAGCTCAGCCTCGTAGCGGGCTGGATCATCTTCACTGTCCTGTCGCGCCCATGACACGAGAGCGTCGCGGCCGTCGCGGACCAGGCAGATGGCATAGTCACCTTCGCTGACATCGGCATCCCGCTGCCGGTGGGTCTTAATGAAGTGCGGCTCATCGGAAGCGCGAAGGTCTGTCAGCTCTCCCGGGCGCTCGGTGAACCCGATCAGGTCGGAGCCGAGCCGAGCCGCGACTCCGTCGACGTCATAGACGGTCGATGTCCGCACCCCGTACAGGCGGTGCAAGATGATCCGCAGAAAGGTGTTGCCGGAGCGCGGAAAAGACGCCACCCACACGAGCATCCTCGCACTGTAGTCAGACGACGTCGGGGTTTCAGGGGTCAGTCAGTCGACATGATGAACGCTGGTGACTGCAGGAGTGCCGCCGACGCCGATTTGGGCCGAAACCGCGGCCGCTGTCTGGCACCGCATCGTGGCGACGGCTGCAACGGGCGGTGCAACGCGGCACGCAAAGATCCGGGATCACTCGATCCGGTTGGCCGGATGAAGGTTGAGACCCTAGCCATCGGCCCGCCGCCGCTGGCGGCTCACCCGGCACGCCACCGGCAGAGCGACGGTGCCGGGCACGGGCGTGTCGTGCTGCCAGACTGTCGTGCAACACGAGCGAGGAGACGAACGTGGCCAGGCGCGGAAAATTCGGTCGACTGGTCGACCAGTTCGTGACGACCGTCGACCAGATGGGCGGCTGCGTCGACCCGCAGGTCGTGGCCGAAGAGCTACAAACTCGCATCGACATGGTGGCCGGCCAGCTGCGGATCAAGCCGGAAACCGTCCTGCGCAACTACATCCCCGACGACTGGGGCGAGGTGGCGGCCTCGGCCATGATGACTGAGGTCCAGCAACGGCAGATCCCGACCGGGCCCGCCGAACACCTTGCAGTCCGGGTCGCCGCCCGTTTGCAGGCTGGCCTCGGCCAAGTCCTGATCTACGCGGCAGCCAACGGCGACCAGCAGCAGGATGTCCCCGCCCTTGACCTACACCACCTC of the Actinoplanes sichuanensis genome contains:
- the amcB gene encoding cyclophane-forming radical SAM peptide maturase AmcB is translated as MGARPSHVPEIGTRFSTLIVQPATLCNLDCEYCYLPDRGRQLLMPVKVAQRLATSIAQQNSRFPVEVVWHGGEPLTTPLAHMRSLLAPFEQLRQDGQVAHAIQTNATLINQDWLDLIREHEVRVGVSIDGPPELNGIRADRRGRPSFARTMAGIRMLRDAGIEFAVICVVTVDGIGRAEELLAFFAELGCRSVGFNIEELEGLNAHRQQVTPDQARHFWRRLWQLSPQYPHLLIRDLERLRGYLDQTRAGRWTGHALYDPIPTVATTGQTVLLSPELLGVDAPAYEDFVIGNVLTDSLPDLLTGPAPCYVAEFREGLRRCATECEFWDFCGGAQAGNRFFELGRFDTTETNHCRTAYQAVVLAALDLTQGGTQ
- the amcA gene encoding multiple cyclophane-containing RiPP AmcA → MTALALLTSVTAAAIAPLHLTGAVPADDLPQAAKFDNRPTWDNRVPKFDNRPTWDNWNNKR
- a CDS encoding pentapeptide repeat-containing protein is translated as MRDTRVALPADDPEDLDPFTRVPRPGERLIDHAITGPSWARATISDAVISQCWVTDADLASATFADVTLDRCVFKGCTLMGSNWNTATLRDVIFEDCRLDYSTFHAVTTAGPAAFVRCSFTEVSISESRLTRVAFDQCRLAQLEFENCELQGADVRGNDLSDLAAVSGLRGVQLDQTQLLALAGALVRELSINVTAD
- a CDS encoding carbon-nitrogen hydrolase family protein; amino-acid sequence: MVLRIAITQPAASADVRRNGRAVREMMSQAADQGARLVHFPEGHLSGYAKEQVSDWAQVDWNACRDELRQIIHLAALLRLWVVLGSAHPLTSPHRPHNSLYVISDEGRIVDRYDKRFCSNTELTRFYTPGTVPVVFDIDGFRFGLAICIEINFPELFGEYEQLGVDCLLLSAYPVDEIFHVKARAHAAINNFWVSLSGPAQTGHMVPSGLIGPDGSRLAGIPPAGDLVVADLDRSDPQLHIALGLARPWRALARKGQIYRDRQVHDPRSDGRTLI
- a CDS encoding carbon-nitrogen hydrolase family protein; amino-acid sequence: MVRVGACQTPEILGDPDAALACIEQFATEGAGSDVDLLLFPECFLQGYLTDEGHVFRYALGLGSPGFAAVLRRLAPIVPTLVFGVIEADNDCYFNTAVVVDRGRLVGRYRKIRLMPGETVFTPGTDTPTFVLQSLRYGINICSDTQFPEPAAQVAAQGATLLLVSAQNMLRRPTATRAKDLHHSMRAERARETGMWLVSADVTGTRDDRIAYGPTSVISPQGDIVAQVPLLTIGMVMADIPAAP
- a CDS encoding aminoglycoside phosphotransferase, which encodes MSSDTTLPQPVTAVIAERVGAFDVVRASNGHHAEFAARILGQGHTLFVKAARSDFGVRSLRYETQVSRAVGPPVSPAVEWHCEVSGWLVVAFEYCAGPHADLAPGSPNLELLAAAVDNLGRTPAPDQALFSPAARLGFELAEMEGDTLVHTDLNATNLIVTQQGLRIADWAMAAKAAPWVELALLVPWLIGSGHTPEQTDEWLARFSVWRTVDPAVVAAFANRNAEKWLRKAQENPAAWKRDLAEWTGRWSAYQRGKASATQP
- a CDS encoding sulfotransferase domain-containing protein, with translation MLVWVASFPRSGNTFLRIILHRLYGVRTSTVYDVDGVAARLGSDLIGFTERPGELTDLRASDEPHFIKTHRQRDADVSEGDYAICLVRDGRDALVSWARQDSEDDPARYEAELRAKILRDTAVGTGSWGNNVLSWLQPPAAHRVLLRYEDLTRDPWAAVPPVIARIAPQLAVRPEAHVPSLDELRRHDDRFFRRGRTGSHYDELPDDLHELFWSRPDNRAAMALLGYDEPTT